In Zingiber officinale cultivar Zhangliang chromosome 6A, Zo_v1.1, whole genome shotgun sequence, a single genomic region encodes these proteins:
- the LOC121993832 gene encoding transcriptional regulator SUPERMAN-like, translating into MEQRKNWMWRRNLKPNNVVGSSQLLSHDPAWEEKAFAEDSAGLLGAYIWPPRSYSCSFCRREFRSAQALGGHMNSHRRDRARLKQWADQEGIVPSRTNNVVALPSHHLSLIRVSEVSSTTAAAAVAAASSTASFADSSRRKRDMEDEESFRMKRWRVEEESFKLLAPSPVEEQLDLELRLGTNLSQCVFVPSSVAAVQIITWKMMGMSYSDGKEMKESSYRSRRHNAAWGLVRLTDAAIAFSTSGVSFLDGYRWMQSTDHTSTFLGHIA; encoded by the exons ATGGAGCAAAGAAAAAATTGGATGTGGAGGAGAAATTTGAAGCCAAATAATGTTGTTGGCTCGTCGCAATTGCTCTCTCACGATCCGGCATGGGAGGAAAAGGCATTCGCCGAGGACTCCGCCGGCCTCCTCGGGGCCTACATCTGGCCGCCGAGGTCCTACTCTTGCAGCTTCTGCCGGAGAGAGTTCCGGTCGGCGCAGGCGCTGGGCGGCCACATGAACTCCCACCGCCGTGACCGCGCAAGGCTCAAGCAATGGGCAGACCAAGAAGGCATCGTGCCATCGAGGACTAATAATGTTGTTGCACTGCCTTCTCACCATCTGTCTCTAATTAGGGTTTCAGAAGTGAGCAGCActactgctgctgctgctgttgctGCTGCTTCTAGTACTGCATCTTTCGCCGATTCGTCGCGGCGCAAGCGAGACATGGAGGATGAGGAAAGCTTCAGGATGAAGAGATGGAGAGTGGAAGAGGAAAGCTTCAAGTTGCTCGCTCCTTCTCCTGTGGAAGAGCAATTGGACCTCGAGCTTAGGTTGGGAACAAACCTGTCACAGt GCGTGTTTGTCCCCTCATCTGTGGCTGCTGTGCAGATCATCACATGGAAGATGATGGGAATGTCATATAGTGACGGCAAAGAGATGAAAGAATCCAGCTACAGAAGCAGGAGACACAATGCAGCATGGGGACTTGTTCGACTGACAGATGCAGCAATAGCATTCTCGACCAGTGGGGTTTCCTTCTTGGATGGATACAGATGGATGCAGTCTACAGATCACACCAGCACTTTTTTGGGACACATTGCTTAG